The nucleotide sequence ATAGGGGATATTCCGATATTTGCGGCAATGGATTCAGCCGATGTTTGGCAAAACCAAAGTTTATTTTTACTGGACGAAGAAGCTAAGCCTAAAGCTGTCGCCGGTGTGCCTCCCGATTTTTTTAGTCCTACGGGGCAGCTTTGGGGCAACCCTCTTTATGACTGGGCTAAGATGAAAAAAGACGGCTACCTTTGGTGGAAGGCCCGAATAAGACATACTCTAAAACTATTCGACATAATACGCCTCGACCATTTTAGAGGCTTTGAAGCCTTTTGGGCTATCCCCCAAGATGCAAAAACGGCTCAAGAAGGAAAATGGGTGAAAGGACCTGACCATCATTTTTTCGAAGAAATACAAAAGGATCTGATTTCATTGGATGAAAAATATAGGATAGAACTTCCCATACTAACTGAAGACTTGGGAGTTATAACCCCTGAAGTTGCCCGCCTACGAGATGATTTTAATTTCCCGACGATGAAGATATTGCAATTTGCCTTTGACTTAAACGAATTAAAATCGGAAAATATGACTAATCCTTATCTGCCTCATAACCACAAAAAAAACTGTGCCGTATATACCGGTTCCCACGATAACGACACAATCATGGGTTGGCTTGAAGGTTCTTCCGATGAGATGCTGAAATTTATTTATACCTATCTTTATGGAAAAAAAGAAGATAAAAGGATTTGCTCCATTTTAAACACTTATGAATTTAAAAAAGAATTGGCCTCCGAAATAATCCGAAAAGCGTTTTCTTCCGTGGCGGATTTTGCAGCCGTGCAGATGCAGGACCTTTTGTTCTTAAATTCTGAAGCAAGAATGAATGCACCTTCAACAGTCGGAAGAAACTGGCAATGGAGGGTAACCGGTTCTTATGAAAACTGCGAGATGACCGAAAAATTGAAACTTTGGAATATCTTGTACAATAGGGTTTAAAAAATTACCCCCTGTACAATAGTTTAAATTTTTTGTATATTAGTCATTGTGAACGAAAAAAATTTAGGAGCTTACATGAATTTTATAAATGAAACAAACGAAGAGAAAAAAAATAAAACAAATGATGACGATGCTTTGATGCAAAAATTTCTTAATACACGCCAAATTATTTTGGCCGGAGAAATCAACAAGGAGCTTTCCGAAAAAATAGTACGCCAGCTTTTACTCATGGAATCCTTGTCGGCAACAAAGCCTATTTATATTTATATAGATTCTCCCGGGGGAGATGCCGATGCCGGTTTTGCAATCTTCGATATGATAAGATTTATCAAGGCACCCGTCTACACAATAGGTATGGGCCTTGTTGCCAGCGCAGCCTCAATCATTCTTCTTGCAGCAAGCAAGGAACGCCGTTTCGGTATGCCTAACAGCCACTACCTTATCCATCAGCCATTATCCGGCATAAAGGGAGTCGCAACCGAAATAGAAATACACGCCAAAGAACTTGAGAAGATGAGGGTAAAAATAAATAAGCTCATTGCAGAAGAAACAGGCACTGATGAAAAAAAGGTTGCAAAGGATACGGACAGGGATTGCTGGCTAAATGCAGAAGAATCCGTAGAATACGGTCTTATTTCAAAAATAGCTAAAAACCGAAAAGATATTCCCGAAAAATAAAAAAAGCATAAAGCCCAAACATAAAAATCTCGGATGCATACATCAGCTGTATGCATCTTTTTATATCTTCATCTTCAATTTCAAAAATATCATCCCCTATAAAGGGTTTTTCGACAAGCACTCCGCCGTAATAGTTCGGGCCGCCAAGCTTTAAACCTAAAAGACCGGAAGCAGCGCTTTCAGGATGAGCGGAATTGGGACTTGAATGTTTTCTGCAATCCCTCCGCCAAATTTTAAAACCTCTTTTTATTGCAGCTAGTTTCGTCATTATTTTGTTTGAAACTTTTTTTTGTGAACCGTTTTGTGAGGGCCTTCGCAGTTTACAAAAAAAAGAACCTGCAAGAATAAGCAAGGCCGAAAGACGGGCAGGAATATAGTTTACAATATCGTCAACCTTTGCCGGAAAAAATCCCAAGTCGGCATATTTTTCATTTTTATAGCCGAGCATAGAATCCATGGTATTTACAGCCTTATAAGCTATACCGCCAGCAGGGCCTAAAAGCATCATAAAGAACAATGGAGCTATAACCCCGTCGCTTGTATTCTCGGCTATGGTTTCAACACAAGCACGGCTCACTCCCTTTTCATCCAAAAGCCCGGTATCCCTGCCGACGATATTTGCAATCTGCTTTCTTCCTTCTTCAAGACTTATACGCAAGGCTTTAAAAACTTTTATAGATTCTTTTTGAAGGCAGCGGGCTGCAATGCAGGTATAGCTGATCCATACGGAAAAAATAAAGTATAAAACCTTGTAAGGATATAATAATTTTAAAAAGAAAAAAACAAGACAAAAGCTGAAACTAATATTGAAAACAACAATTAAAAAACCTGCAAACTTTAAGCCTCTCGGAGAATTAAAACAAAACCGTGCAAGGGCTTCTTCTTTTTTTATAAGGCTCCCGATAAATTTTACGGGATGAGGAAAAGAATAAGGATCCCCTAAAATAAAATCAAGAATGATTGCAGACAATAAAATAAAAAAATTAATGTGTGAAAAAATAAAATCGGAAAAACTTAAAAAATTAAAATTCATTTTGACGATAGATCTTAAGTCTAATATAGAACTAATCTAAAACAAAACCGTCCGGCCTTTTAAAGCCAAGACGGTTTTCGCTAAAAAACTTATTTTTCTTCAAGATATGAAGCTTGAACCCAACCTTTCTTTTGTTTGTTTTGTACATAGTACCATTCGGTTTGAGAGCTATCATCATTAATAATGATTACCTTTTTTGAAGCATGAAGAATGGTATCGGCTTTTACGGATGCCAATACTCTTGGCTCACCTTCCGAAGACGGAATACTCAAAAGATCTATATCTTCTTTTGCCGTAAATTTCTTTTCTACTTTTTCGGCTTCAAGTTTTTTTAAAAAAGCAGCCTCAGCATCCATCACTTGAGCAAGATTTTGTAAAATTGCTATATCATCACTATATCTCGAATCCATTTCAATAGCATTTTGAAACAGCTCGGCCCTGCTTGTTTCACTTTGAGTTTCCATTGCAATTTGTGCAAGAACCATTGCTGCCACATTTTCTTTTTGAAATTCGACAGTATCTCGTTTGGCATACTTTTCTTTTACGATCCACGAAGTTACCAGTTCAGGGCAATAAGCTGCAATCTTTACAAATTTTTGATTAGAGCTGTTTAAACTGTCTTTATAAACGGCAACAATAAAATACTGAGGTATGATTTCATCTGTAACTGCCGTTAAAGAATCCGATTTGTATAAAACCGTATCTGTAGCAGAAATAAATCCTGCAACCGTATTAGGCTCATAACAATAGTCTTGAATCCAATATTCCTTATCTTTTAAAGAAATATGGAAGAATTCCCGCTTTTGGCCGTCAGTTCTCTGAGCTTCCTTTTTCTCGCCAAGATAAATAGCAACATCGCCCAATGAAGCTTCTGCCGTCCATTTCATTTTACCGTCATTCGTTTCGGTATAAAGTCCTGCACGATGCACATAGATAACTCCGTCTTCATTTACCCCAGTCATTGATTCTTTAGGA is from Treponema denticola and encodes:
- the malQ gene encoding 4-alpha-glucanotransferase codes for the protein MKRSSGIILHPTSLPNDEGIGTIGKEAFDFIDWLKKTRTRVWQMLPIGPTGYGDSPYASFSAFAGNPYLISLQDLCEKGFLEEKDFAEYKKIVQENTDPKRTDFGLIHYHKTKMLKKAAAFLLHKTETDSSLKEELEHFYQGESFWLDGYAAFMTIKEEYEERANKENLAQGIWNAAWPKELALNKESKIKEFLNKHSEEYKAQKIIQFFFFSQWKKLKEYAKKNGIQLIGDIPIFAAMDSADVWQNQSLFLLDEEAKPKAVAGVPPDFFSPTGQLWGNPLYDWAKMKKDGYLWWKARIRHTLKLFDIIRLDHFRGFEAFWAIPQDAKTAQEGKWVKGPDHHFFEEIQKDLISLDEKYRIELPILTEDLGVITPEVARLRDDFNFPTMKILQFAFDLNELKSENMTNPYLPHNHKKNCAVYTGSHDNDTIMGWLEGSSDEMLKFIYTYLYGKKEDKRICSILNTYEFKKELASEIIRKAFSSVADFAAVQMQDLLFLNSEARMNAPSTVGRNWQWRVTGSYENCEMTEKLKLWNILYNRV
- the cbiB gene encoding adenosylcobinamide-phosphate synthase CbiB, translating into MNFNFLSFSDFIFSHINFFILLSAIILDFILGDPYSFPHPVKFIGSLIKKEEALARFCFNSPRGLKFAGFLIVVFNISFSFCLVFFFLKLLYPYKVLYFIFSVWISYTCIAARCLQKESIKVFKALRISLEEGRKQIANIVGRDTGLLDEKGVSRACVETIAENTSDGVIAPLFFMMLLGPAGGIAYKAVNTMDSMLGYKNEKYADLGFFPAKVDDIVNYIPARLSALLILAGSFFCKLRRPSQNGSQKKVSNKIMTKLAAIKRGFKIWRRDCRKHSSPNSAHPESAASGLLGLKLGGPNYYGGVLVEKPFIGDDIFEIEDEDIKRCIQLMYASEIFMFGLYAFFIFREYLFGF
- a CDS encoding ATP-dependent Clp protease proteolytic subunit; the protein is MNFINETNEEKKNKTNDDDALMQKFLNTRQIILAGEINKELSEKIVRQLLLMESLSATKPIYIYIDSPGGDADAGFAIFDMIRFIKAPVYTIGMGLVASAASIILLAASKERRFGMPNSHYLIHQPLSGIKGVATEIEIHAKELEKMRVKINKLIAEETGTDEKKVAKDTDRDCWLNAEESVEYGLISKIAKNRKDIPEK